From Actinomycetes bacterium, a single genomic window includes:
- a CDS encoding EAL domain-containing protein, producing the protein MLAALWALAGGTVSLVLVAVTLRSKPADPLPGLLLAAGTALLSAAHAVALVDGSSPSYADVPGLLAYPALAAAVTAFQRDRVRRDRDSLLDALVVTVAAAQVGWLVVLEPVLSDSSEQLATTVLTGAYALCYLLVIGVGARLGFALLGSADAAGRLLLGGLLVGVAAEVTAAVTGVDALAIGWLAGFALLLFAVRHPAMAEPRPAPDGSARLGTVWRFVVLLALACLVSPVLVLTHATKGGVTQAAVVLGSSVFLFTLALLRIVSLLSQLRRTLHREHVLREATGSLVGAASRAGVRDAALAAALELVDRPGNRAGRAWRIDGDPGGTVAQASDDEDVATFLDAAELAAFPDPDEGIGLLPGPSLLHATLGVPTAHTLVLVALPARGAAREAAVVSVEHAPSTRTVAALRSLAATMHLALERLDVGEIMVERRSERRLRLMLQYASDVICILDHDLTIVHVTPAVEPIVGMPAPELLGMSWLDVVAEVDREAARDLVSLAQGGRPARGEVRLNTEEGLTRHVDAVVTEVIDEDLMGFVVTCHDITDRHELEQQLTHQAFHDALTGLANRALFRDRLGHAMARARGGGGYAVLFVDLDDFKTVNDSLGHAAGDELLREMTTRLRTCLREGDTAARLGGDEFAILLEDVAGDDHCTDIARRLLESMALPFHVNGTEVTTGASIGIAVGGVGSASAEDLMRNADLALYDAKNAGKNRFAVFAPTMHEAALARLSLTSDLRHAIERSELVVHYQPLVALASGGILGLEALVRWQHPELGLLPPGQFIGLAEETGLIVPIGRMVLQMALRDAVRWQQAYEEHGTLHMAVNLSGRQLQDVSIVDDVRTAIKASGIDPSTVVLEITESVLLPGDGVIVERLHALAALGIHLYIDDFGTGYSSLSYLQALPVDGLKLAQEFVESLPGTETESGLVRTIRDLADTLGLSAVVAEGIERPEQWESLLSLGYHVGQGFHLAVPMPADQVPEFLSGVVRPGDGAWERSLDGTAPVSGG; encoded by the coding sequence ATGCTGGCCGCTCTCTGGGCGCTCGCAGGCGGCACGGTCTCGCTCGTCCTGGTCGCCGTCACGCTGCGGAGCAAGCCCGCCGACCCGCTGCCCGGCCTGCTCCTCGCGGCCGGCACCGCCCTGCTGTCCGCCGCGCACGCGGTCGCTCTCGTCGACGGATCGTCGCCGTCGTACGCCGACGTGCCCGGCCTGCTCGCGTATCCCGCGCTGGCCGCCGCCGTGACCGCCTTCCAGCGGGACCGGGTGCGCCGGGACCGTGACAGCCTGCTGGACGCGCTCGTGGTCACCGTCGCCGCCGCCCAGGTGGGCTGGCTGGTGGTGCTCGAGCCGGTGCTCTCCGACAGCTCGGAGCAGCTGGCCACGACGGTCCTCACCGGCGCGTACGCCCTCTGCTACCTCCTCGTCATCGGTGTCGGGGCACGGCTCGGATTCGCCCTCCTGGGCTCGGCCGACGCCGCCGGGCGCCTGCTCCTCGGCGGGCTACTCGTCGGCGTGGCTGCAGAGGTCACGGCCGCGGTCACCGGCGTGGACGCCCTGGCGATCGGCTGGCTGGCCGGCTTCGCCCTCCTGCTGTTCGCCGTCCGGCACCCCGCCATGGCCGAGCCACGACCCGCCCCGGACGGCTCCGCCCGGCTCGGCACGGTCTGGCGGTTCGTCGTGCTGCTCGCGCTCGCCTGCCTGGTCTCACCGGTCCTGGTGCTGACCCACGCCACCAAGGGCGGCGTCACCCAGGCAGCGGTGGTCCTGGGGTCCTCGGTCTTCCTCTTCACGCTCGCCCTGCTGCGCATCGTCAGCCTGCTCAGCCAGCTGCGCCGCACCCTGCACCGGGAGCACGTGCTGCGCGAGGCCACCGGCTCGCTGGTGGGCGCTGCAAGCAGGGCAGGCGTCCGCGACGCCGCACTCGCGGCTGCGCTGGAGCTCGTGGACCGGCCCGGCAACCGGGCCGGCCGGGCCTGGCGCATCGACGGGGACCCGGGCGGCACCGTCGCCCAGGCCTCCGACGACGAGGACGTGGCCACCTTCCTCGACGCCGCCGAGCTGGCGGCCTTCCCGGACCCGGACGAGGGCATCGGGCTGCTGCCCGGGCCGTCCCTGCTGCACGCGACGCTCGGCGTGCCCACCGCCCACACGCTCGTCCTCGTCGCGCTGCCCGCCCGCGGTGCGGCGCGCGAGGCCGCCGTGGTCTCCGTCGAGCACGCCCCGTCGACGCGCACGGTGGCCGCGCTGCGCTCGCTGGCCGCGACCATGCACCTGGCCCTCGAGCGGCTCGACGTCGGCGAGATCATGGTCGAGCGCCGCAGCGAGCGCCGGCTGCGGCTGATGCTGCAGTACGCCTCCGACGTGATCTGCATCCTCGACCACGACCTGACGATCGTGCACGTCACGCCCGCGGTCGAGCCCATCGTCGGCATGCCGGCTCCCGAGCTGCTCGGCATGAGCTGGCTGGACGTCGTCGCGGAGGTCGACCGCGAGGCGGCCCGCGACCTGGTGAGCCTCGCGCAGGGCGGCCGGCCGGCACGGGGCGAGGTGCGGCTCAACACCGAGGAGGGCCTCACCCGGCACGTCGACGCCGTCGTGACCGAGGTCATCGACGAGGACCTGATGGGCTTCGTCGTCACCTGTCACGACATCACCGACCGGCACGAGCTGGAGCAGCAGCTCACCCACCAGGCGTTCCATGACGCCCTCACCGGCCTCGCCAACCGCGCGCTGTTCCGTGACCGGCTCGGCCACGCGATGGCGCGGGCCCGTGGTGGCGGCGGCTACGCCGTGCTCTTCGTCGACCTCGACGACTTCAAGACCGTCAACGACAGCCTCGGCCACGCCGCGGGCGACGAGCTGCTGCGCGAGATGACCACCCGGTTGCGCACGTGTCTCCGCGAAGGTGACACGGCAGCGCGTCTAGGCGGGGACGAGTTCGCGATCCTGCTCGAGGACGTGGCCGGCGACGACCACTGCACCGACATCGCCCGCCGCCTGCTCGAGTCGATGGCGTTGCCGTTCCACGTCAACGGGACCGAGGTGACCACCGGCGCGAGCATCGGCATCGCCGTCGGCGGCGTCGGCTCGGCGTCCGCCGAGGACCTGATGCGCAACGCCGACCTCGCGCTCTACGACGCGAAGAACGCCGGCAAGAACCGCTTCGCCGTGTTCGCCCCGACCATGCACGAGGCGGCTCTCGCACGGCTGTCGCTCACCAGCGACCTGCGGCACGCGATCGAGCGCTCCGAGCTGGTCGTGCACTACCAGCCGCTCGTCGCGCTGGCGTCCGGCGGCATCCTCGGCCTCGAGGCGCTCGTCCGCTGGCAGCACCCGGAGCTCGGGCTGCTGCCGCCGGGGCAGTTCATCGGTCTCGCGGAGGAGACCGGCCTGATCGTGCCGATCGGCCGGATGGTGCTGCAGATGGCGCTGCGCGACGCGGTGCGCTGGCAGCAGGCGTACGAGGAGCACGGCACCCTGCACATGGCCGTCAACCTCAGCGGCCGCCAGCTGCAGGACGTCTCGATCGTCGACGACGTCCGCACCGCGATCAAGGCCAGCGGCATCGACCCGTCGACGGTCGTCCTGGAGATCACCGAGAGCGTCCTGCTGCCCGGTGACGGGGTGATCGTCGAGCGGCTGCACGCGCTCGCCGCCCTGGGCATCCACCTCTACATCGACGACTTCGGCACCGGCTACTCCTCGTTGAGCTACCTGCAGGCGCTGCCGGTGGACGGGCTCAAGCTGGCGCAGGAGTTCGTCGAGTCGCTGCCCGGCACCGAGACCGAGTCCGGGCTGGTGCGCACCATCCGGGACCTCGCCGACACCCTCGGCCTGTCGGCCGTGGTGGCCGAGGGCATCGAGCGGCCGGAGCAGTGGGAGTCGCTGCTGTCGCTGGGCTACCACGTCGGTCAGGGGTTCCACCTCGCCGTGCCGATGCCGGCCGACCAGGTGCCGGAGTTCCTCTCCGGCGTCGTCCGGCCTGGCGACGGTGCCTGGGAGCGGTCGCTCGACGGGACCGCACCGGTCAGCGGGGGCTGA